AAGGCCGGTACTTCCATGCTTACGTTAATATTACCTCGGTAAACGATTTCTACGCGGCACAATATGATATTACATATAATCCAGAAGTCATCAGGGTACAAGACGTCACTCCGGGAGATATATCCGGCACCGCTATCCGCATTGAAAAGTGGAGCTACGTGCCCGCCAATACGCAGGGGACATTAAGAATAGTTAACAGCCTGCCGTCCTCCATGGGTGCTAGCGGTGTTAGCGGCGACGGCTACCTGGCAGATATCTACTTCAAGGTTATGGGCGATCCTGATGATTTCAGTGTTATCTCTTTCATTGAGGGAGAAGGCGATCCGGCAGGTTATCTTATGATTGGTGATAACGAAGGGACCGAAATCACCGCGACCTGGAACGACGGCT
This sequence is a window from Dehalococcoidia bacterium. Protein-coding genes within it:
- a CDS encoding cohesin domain-containing protein, with amino-acid sequence MEEPKKKKTIPIGYLIAPVITIVVIILLVVLWPSGDGGGTPTPTAIPTTTATATTTPTGTPTATTPPVGAVTISIDAPETVVKSEGRYFHAYVNITSVNDFYAAQYDITYNPEVIRVQDVTPGDISGTAIRIEKWSYVPANTQGTLRIVNSLPSSMGASGVSGDGYLADIYFKVMGDPDDFSVISFIEGEGDPAGYLMIGDNEGTEITATWNDGFVAIE